In the Mastomys coucha isolate ucsf_1 unplaced genomic scaffold, UCSF_Mcou_1 pScaffold18, whole genome shotgun sequence genome, one interval contains:
- the Draxin gene encoding draxin, translated as MAGCTVLRVPMLFLILLLFPELYTAGTHSSGSSARNLPETHSHLLGSALRVPRASHHGRRGLGKKDRGPGRPSRAQEEAVASATRQASQMTLGQPPAGLLQNKELLLGLALPYPEKEARSPGWERVKKRGREHKRRRDRLRLHRGRAAIRGPSSLMKKVEPPEDRMLEGAMEESSTSLAPTMFFLTTADGATPTTEESRILPVTSLRPQTQPKSDGEVMPTLDMALFDWTDYEDLKPEVWPSAKKKEKHWSHFTSDGNETSPAEGEPCDHHQDCVPGSCCDLREHLCTPHNRGLNNKCFDDCMCMEGLRCYAKFHRNRRVTRRKGRCVEPETANGDQGSFINI; from the exons ATGGCAGGGTGCACCGTCCTCAGGGTCCCCATGCtgttcctgatcctcctgctatTCCCAGAGCTCTACACGGCAGGCACCCACTCATCTGGATCCTCTGCCCGGAACCTGCCCgaaacccactcccacctcctcggCTCTGCACTGCGGGTGCCTCGGGCAAGCCATCATGGCCGCCGGGGCCTGGGGAAGAAGGACAGGGGCCCAGGCAGGCCTAGCCGGGCCCAGGAGGAGGCTGTGGCCTCCGCCACCAGGCAGGCTTCCCAGATGACACTTGGACAGCCCCCTGCTGGTCTTCTGCAGAACAAGGAGCTGCTCCTGGGGCTGGCATTGCCCTACCCCGAGAAGGAGGCCCGGTCTCCCGGTTGGGAGAGGGTAAAGAAACGCGGCAGAGAACACAAGAGGCGCAGGGACCGTCTGCGACTGCACCGAG GCCGAGCTGCCATCCGTGGCCCCAGCTCCCTAATGAAGAAGGTGGAACCCCCTGAAGACCGGATGCTGGAGGGCGCCATGGAGGAGTCTTCCACTAGCCTGGCCCCCACCATGTTCTTCCTAACCACGGCAGACGGTGCCACGCCTACTACAGAAGAGTCCCGGATCCTGCCTGTCACCTCCCTGCGGCCCCAG ACACAGCCCAAGTCTGATGGGGAGGTGATGCCCACACTGGACATGGCCTTATTTGACTGGACGGATTATGAAGACTTAAAGCCAGAGGTCTGGCCTTCTGCGAAGAAGAAAG AGAAACACTGGAGTCATTTTACCAGTGATGGTAACGAGACATCACCAGCTGAGGGGGAACCATGCGACCATCACCAGGATTGCGTGCCAG GAAGTTGCTGTGACCTCCGGGAACATCTCTGCACACCCCACAACCGCGGCCTCAACAACAAATGTTTTGATGACTGCATGTGCATGGAAG GGCTGCGTTGCTATGCCAAATTCCACCGGAACCGCAGGGTCACTCGGAGGAAGGGGCGCTGCGTGGAACCTGAGACAGCCAACGGGGACCAGGGATCTTTCATCAACATCTAG